DNA sequence from the Acidothermus cellulolyticus 11B genome:
GTACACCAGGCAGGAGTAGAACCGGCCATACTCCTCGCGACGCAAAAAGAGCCGCAGTCGTCGTCTTTCCCGCAGGTGGAGGACACCCATCGCCACCGTGTAGAGGTCGGATGCCGATATTTGCAGGAGGTCGTCGCGCGGGTGGTCCTCGATGATTTCCCGCAGCGCCTTGCCGTCGTGGCTGCGCGGCGGAAATCCCGACCGGTCCAACACCTCCTGCACCTTGCGCCGCACCATGGGAATCGTCAACACCCGCTCGGCATACACCGACGAGGTGAACAAGCCGAGGAAGCGCCGCTCGCCGATGACGTTCCCTGCCGCATCGAAGACTTTGACACCGATATAGTCCAGGTAGTCGGGCCGGTGCACGGTCGATCGTGAATTCGCCTTTGTTACCACAAGCAGACGCGGCTCGCGGATTCGGGCCCGTACCTCGGGCGGAAACTCCGCAAGCTTCCGCGGCCCGTGCTGATCGGCGCGGAGAATACCCAGCCCCGTTCCGGGAACAGCCGCCAAGGCATCCGTCCCCTCTACCGACACGATGCGGTACTCCCGGTAACCGAGGAACGTGAAATGGTCGGCGGCAAGCCACTCGAGGAAGGCGGCGACTTCGTGCGCGTCATCATCCGCCGCTGGAGGATGCGTGCGCAGTTGCGAGGCGATGCGCAGCGTAGTCGCGCGCATGCGATCCCAGTCTTCGACGGCCGACCGCACGTCGCGAAGGACGCGGCGTAACGCAGCCACCAGACCATCCGGCTCGATGTCGAGGTGGCTGACGTCGATCCGCATCCACGACTCGATGACCGTACCCAGCGGCGCATCCTCGGCAGTCACGCGATCGAGCACATCGAGGAGCTCGCCGGTGACCGACCGGCGTACCACGAATTGCGGATGGACGAGCGACTCGACGAAGACGCCCAGCCGGGTGAGCTCCTGCGTCACGGAGTCCACGAGAAACGGCATGTCGTCGGTGACAATCACGACCGAACCGCGGCGACCGCCGCGAACCTCAACGTGAATGTTCTCGGTTCCGACGATCCGGGTTGCGGCTACCTCGCAGTGCCGCCGGACGATTCCTAGCAATTCCTCGGCGCTGTACGCGACGACGTCTTCCGCCGCCGCCGTTGCGAAGTAGCCGCGCAGGATGGCGGCTTGACGCTCGCTTTCACACAGCTGCGCCGCGTCGTCAATGAGTTCGCGCTTTTTGCGCTCGACGTCCTCCCCGGCGCCCGGCGGCACTTCCCGCAAGGGTGCATGACCCAATCCGGTATCACCGAGCGACGCGTCGGCCCGGAAGCCGACCGAGTGCGGAGCGACACGCCGGCCGGGTGTCTCGGAGTCGACCGTGCCGCCCATGTCACCGGTCTTCCATGTGTGGGTAGCGGTAATCGGTCGGCGGTAAGAAATTCTCCTTGACAATGCGGGTGGTCGTCCAGCGCAGCAGGTTCTGCACCGATCCGGCCTTGTCGTTCGTCCCGCTGGCTCGACTGCCGCCGAATGGCTGTTGACCGACGACAGCGCCCGTCGGCTTGTCGTTGATGTAAAAGTTGCCCGCCGCGTACCGTAACCGCTCGCACGCCAGCGTGATCGCCCGCCGGTCGGTTGCCACGATCGAACCGGTCAACCCGTAGCGACTGGTCGTCGCCGCCAGATCAAGGACGTCCGCATAATCGTCGTCCTCGTAGACGAATATCGCAAGAATCGGACCGAAGTACTCGGTCGTGAAAACCTCGTCATGCGGATCCTCACCAAGAATCACCGTCGGCCGGACGAACCAGCCGGGATCGTCGGTGTACGTCCCACCGGCGGCAATCGACAAGCCCGGCGTTGCAGCGGCCCGCTCGATGGCCGCGACCACCCGCCGATAGGCGCGTTCATCGATCAGCGCACCCATGAAGACCGAGAAGTCGGTGACGTCCCCCACCGGTATGTCCGTCACTTCGGCAAGGAACCGATCCCGCATCCGTTTCCAGAGCGACCGCGGCAGATACGCGCGGGAGACCGCCGAGCATTTCTGTCCCTGGTACTCAAACGCCCCGCGGATCAACGCAGTCTGAAGGACGTCCACGTCGGCTGACGGATGGGCGACGACGAAATCCTTCCCTCCCGTCTCACCCACAATGCGCGGGTAATTGCGATATCGGTCAAGGTTCTCCGCCACCCGCCGCCAGAGATGGTTGAACGTCGCCGTCGAACCGGTGAAGTGGACGCCGGCCAAATCCTCGTGCGCCAGGGCGACCTCCGATACCGCGGCGCCACGTCCGGTCACCATCGTCACCACTCCCGGCGGCAGGCCGGCGTCCTCCAATATGCGCAGGAGCAAGGAGGCCGCCGCCTGCTGCGTCGGAGCGGGCTTCCAGACCACGACATTGCCCATCAACGCCGGCGCCGTGGGCAGATTTCCCGCTATTGACGTGAAGTTGAACGGCGTAATCGCTACGACGAAACCCTCGAGCGGGCGATAATCCGCCCGGTTCCACGTTCCCGGCGTGCTCAACGGCTGGTCGGCGAGAATCCGCTGCGCAAACCACACATTGAACCGCCAGAAGTCGGCCAACTCGCAAATTGCGTCAATCTCCGCCTGATAACACGTCTTGCTCTGACCGAGCATGGTCGCGGCCGCCATGGCGGCGCGGTACGGGCCGGTCAGCAGGTCGGCCGCCCGAAGGAAAATCGCCGCCCGGTCCGCGAAATCCATCGCCCGCCACCCGGGGGCCGCGGCCAGCGCCCGGTCCACCGCTGTCGAGACATCCGCCGCTGTCGCTTCGCCCAGCACCCCCAAGACGGCATCTTTGCGATGCGGCTGCACGACCGAGATGCGGTCTCCGCCGCCCATCCGGCGCTCGTCTCCCAGCGCCATGGCGAAATCCTGCCGGCTCGCCGCGAGATCCTTAAGTTTTGCGGCCAATCGCTCGCGTTCCGCCGTCCCGGGCCGATAGTCAATGACCGGCTCATTACGCGGCGCCGGCACCGCCACCAGGCCGTCCACCATCGCCGTCCCCTCTGGTGCCATCCTCACATTCCATCGGCGTACCCTGCGCCAATCCGATCGACCTCACTCGGTGCGTACCAGAGCAAGTCCCGATCGACGATCTGCTCGAGCAGGGCGGGAGCGTCGTCGGTCTCCTCTCGGATGGCGGCGGCGAGCCGCCGAAGCGCTGGATCAGCCGCGGCGTCGTCGACATGGAGTGCGGCCGCGTCAGAGGCATGGACAGCGACCCGGGTGCCAAGCGCTGTCATGCCGAGGTCCGGCAGATGTTGGACCTCCCGATCAGGGAGATCGATTGCCAGAACCACCCGGCCGGTCGGTCCCGGTCGGCCGGCGTTCAGCTCGGCCACGACGAGATGCACCGCGGCCGCGGCGGCCTCGGTCATCGCCGCGTACTCGAGGCCTTCGTCGTCACCTTCGACGTACCACTCCCGGAGCGCCGGCGTCACCCCGTGGACCACCGTCCCCGGTCCAACCAATTCGCTCTCCATCCCCTGCCACCGGCGTTTCAGAGCGCTCACGGTGAACGGGACGTACAGCCGCACTCGCTCATCCTCCCACCGGGAACGAAAGTATGTTTCGACGCTCAGGGTGCGCGCCGCGACGCCGAAACAGCTAGTGACCTACCGACCACTCCGGGAGCACATATGTCGTCGACCACGCCCGCGTCGCCCGTCACCGGTGGGCACGTTTCCACCGCCAGTCATCCGGACGGCGACGCATCCCTGCTCGTCGTTCTCAACGTCCCGACAGTGCTCGGACTCGCCAGCCTTCTCGCCGTCCTTGGCCTCGCCCTGAGCGGGACGTGGGATGGCACCCACACCGCAATTGCTGCGATCGGCGGTGCCGGCACCCTGCTCGCTCTCCTGACCGCCCGGCACATCGGCCGGCGGTTGCGGTCGGACATCAACGCTGTCGCCTCGGTCGCCGAGGCGCTCGCCGAAGGCGATCTCACGCGGCAATCCGGGGTTGACCGCAGTGACGGACTCGGGCGGCTCGCCCGCGCCCTCGACCGGGCGGTCACCACGCTGAGGCAGGACGTCGCCTCCGTGAGTGCCCACGCCCGCACCCTTGGCTCGGCATCAGTACAGCTCAATTCGCTGGCGGCTGCGCTGGGCACCTCAGCCGAGGCGGTCTCCGCGCAAGCAACCGCGTCAGCTGAAGCGGCCAATGCCGTGACGAACCACGTTCAGGCCGTGTCGACCGGCGGTCAGCAGATGGGCAGTTCCATCCGTGAGATCAGCGTCAACGCGAGTGAGGCAACCCGGGTCGCCGGACAAGCCGTCGCCGTCGCACAGTCGACGAATGACATGGTGACCCGGCTCGGCGAATCCTCGTCGCAGATCGGCCAGGTCGTCAAAGTGATCACCGCGATTGCGCAGCAGACGAACCTGCTCGCGCTCAATGCGACGATCGAGGCTGCCCGGGCCGGGGAAGCGGGCAAAGGATTCGCCGTGGTAGCCGGAGAGGTCAAGGATCTCGCCCAAGAGACGGCCCGTGCCACCGAAGACATCGCGCGCCGGGTCGAGGCGATTCAGGCGGACACCGCCGGAGCGGTAGCAGCGATCAGTGAAATCAGCTCAATCATCGAGCGGATCAACGAGATTCAAACCGTGATCGCGTCGGCGGTCGAGGAGCAGACGGCGACCACCAACGAGATGAATCGTGCGGTCGACGAAGCTGCGACCGGCGCGCACGAGATCGCAAACCGGATCGGTCAGGTCGCGCAGGCTGCACAGCAGACTGCCGGCACGGTGGCGAACACGCGGCACGCCGCCGAGGAGCTGTCACGGCTGTCGGGCGAATTGCAGCAACTGGTCGGGCGCTTCCGGTACTGATCAAGCACTTTCGGTACGGATCAAGCGCTCCCGGCACGGATCAAGCGCTTCCGCTTCGCCGCGCCGAGAGCACCATGCGCGCCAGCTGCGCGAACGCCCGGACCGCAGGTGACTTCGGCGCACACTCCCGGAGGAGCCGTCCGTCCGCCACGGCCCGGTCGAATGCGGGCCGGTCATCCGGGATAAACACTACGTCGGTCACGCTGGCAAACTTCGCCAGCTCGGCTCGAATTTGCCCGGACACGTGAGGACCCGAGATTGGTCCAGGGCGCAGCCGGTTCACCACGACTCGAATCGCAGCATCAGGAACAATCTCCCGCAGGCGATCAATCCCTCGGATCAAGCGATGCAGGCCGATCGGGTCCGCGGAACCGACGGCGACCACCTGATCGGCGTCCGCCACAGTCACCAGCGTCACGGCGTTGCGCCGAGGCGCAAGGGTGTCGTAGCTCAACTCGTCGTCGTCCTCCAAACAGAAAGCGCAGTCGACGACGACCGTCTCGGCGAGCTGCCGGGCGAGCGCATACACGCTGCGCAGACTTGCGACCCGCAGCTCCGGCCAACGCTCCGGGCGGCTGATGCCGGTGAGCACCCGCAGGTTGTCGACCACAACCGGAGCGAGCCGGTGCAATGCGGGGACGTCGAGGGTGCCGGCGTTGGCGTGCCGAACGGCCGCCGCCAACCCGGGAGCTTCGTCCAGCAAGCCGAGGAGCTGGGCGACCGCGCCGCCGTAGGTATCCGCGTCGATCAGCAACGTCGGATGACCCAGCGCTGCCGACTCCGCGGCGAGTCCGATCGCGACGCTGGTCCGTCCAGGTGCGCCGGTCGGACCCCATACCGCAATCAGCTGATTCCCCTCACCGAGGCTGACCGGTTCGGGCGACCATCCGGCCTCCCTCCCCTCAAGCGCCGGCCCGGGAACACCAACCCCGCCGGACAGTTCCCCACGGCCAGCAGCCGCGGGCGAAGCTGCCGCCTCTTGCGCCGCTGACCGAAGCGCGGCACTGACCAAAGCCGCGAGAGACCGAGGATCGTCGTCGGCTCGCCCGAACCACTGGACGCCGAGCTGGCGAAGGCGCCGGTCGTCGTCCGGCCGGGTTGCCACTCCGACCACCGCGACATCGCACGCCCGGAGCCGGTGCAGGACTTCCAGGTCGAGCCGGGGCAGGCCGGCGGATACGATCACCGCCCGGATCGTGCCGCCAGCCGCGCACGCCAGCAGATCCGCAACGTCGACACACCGGCGGACGACGACCAGCCCGCTGTCGGCGGACTCCAGTCGGGCGACGAGGTCAGCCTCCCAGGTCGACTCCCATCCGGCGGTGGCGATCGGCACCCGCATGGCACTAGCCGCCCGCCGGGGACGCCAGGACGCCGAGTCGCGGCGCGGCGGTCGCCTGGTCGGTCGGAACCCGGACGACGTCCAGCGCACCCGAACGCGACGCCGCGATCACCGCTGCAACCATCGACTCGGGAACGCGAAGCACGAGGCCACCCCCGGAACCACCCAGCGATGATTCGCTGATCACATCAGCCACCGTCACATTGGCAATCACAAGCTGGGGTACCGCGAGCGTGCCTTCGGTGGTCCGCAGGGTGAGATAGACGTCAACCAAGGCGCCGCGGACGTCACCGCGCGGCATGCGGAGACGCTCAATGGGAACCGTGACCAGCCTGACCGGCGTTCCTGCGCGCTCGCTGACCGCGGAGCGGGGTATCAGCTCGCCTGCGGGAACCGGGCGGGTCACGGTCCACCCGGCAAGATCGCTGCCTCCGGCAACGTAACGGGCGCCGTG
Encoded proteins:
- the pruA gene encoding L-glutamate gamma-semialdehyde dehydrogenase, which encodes MDGLVAVPAPRNEPVIDYRPGTAERERLAAKLKDLAASRQDFAMALGDERRMGGGDRISVVQPHRKDAVLGVLGEATAADVSTAVDRALAAAPGWRAMDFADRAAIFLRAADLLTGPYRAAMAAATMLGQSKTCYQAEIDAICELADFWRFNVWFAQRILADQPLSTPGTWNRADYRPLEGFVVAITPFNFTSIAGNLPTAPALMGNVVVWKPAPTQQAAASLLLRILEDAGLPPGVVTMVTGRGAAVSEVALAHEDLAGVHFTGSTATFNHLWRRVAENLDRYRNYPRIVGETGGKDFVVAHPSADVDVLQTALIRGAFEYQGQKCSAVSRAYLPRSLWKRMRDRFLAEVTDIPVGDVTDFSVFMGALIDERAYRRVVAAIERAAATPGLSIAAGGTYTDDPGWFVRPTVILGEDPHDEVFTTEYFGPILAIFVYEDDDYADVLDLAATTSRYGLTGSIVATDRRAITLACERLRYAAGNFYINDKPTGAVVGQQPFGGSRASGTNDKAGSVQNLLRWTTTRIVKENFLPPTDYRYPHMEDR
- a CDS encoding DUF6912 family protein; the protein is MRLYVPFTVSALKRRWQGMESELVGPGTVVHGVTPALREWYVEGDDEGLEYAAMTEAAAAAVHLVVAELNAGRPGPTGRVVLAIDLPDREVQHLPDLGMTALGTRVAVHASDAAALHVDDAAADPALRRLAAAIREETDDAPALLEQIVDRDLLWYAPSEVDRIGAGYADGM
- a CDS encoding methyl-accepting chemotaxis protein; its protein translation is MSSTTPASPVTGGHVSTASHPDGDASLLVVLNVPTVLGLASLLAVLGLALSGTWDGTHTAIAAIGGAGTLLALLTARHIGRRLRSDINAVASVAEALAEGDLTRQSGVDRSDGLGRLARALDRAVTTLRQDVASVSAHARTLGSASVQLNSLAAALGTSAEAVSAQATASAEAANAVTNHVQAVSTGGQQMGSSIREISVNASEATRVAGQAVAVAQSTNDMVTRLGESSSQIGQVVKVITAIAQQTNLLALNATIEAARAGEAGKGFAVVAGEVKDLAQETARATEDIARRVEAIQADTAGAVAAISEISSIIERINEIQTVIASAVEEQTATTNEMNRAVDEAATGAHEIANRIGQVAQAAQQTAGTVANTRHAAEELSRLSGELQQLVGRFRY
- a CDS encoding AAA family ATPase, translated to MRVPIATAGWESTWEADLVARLESADSGLVVVRRCVDVADLLACAAGGTIRAVIVSAGLPRLDLEVLHRLRACDVAVVGVATRPDDDRRLRQLGVQWFGRADDDPRSLAALVSAALRSAAQEAAASPAAAGRGELSGGVGVPGPALEGREAGWSPEPVSLGEGNQLIAVWGPTGAPGRTSVAIGLAAESAALGHPTLLIDADTYGGAVAQLLGLLDEAPGLAAAVRHANAGTLDVPALHRLAPVVVDNLRVLTGISRPERWPELRVASLRSVYALARQLAETVVVDCAFCLEDDDELSYDTLAPRRNAVTLVTVADADQVVAVGSADPIGLHRLIRGIDRLREIVPDAAIRVVVNRLRPGPISGPHVSGQIRAELAKFASVTDVVFIPDDRPAFDRAVADGRLLRECAPKSPAVRAFAQLARMVLSARRSGSA
- a CDS encoding SAF domain-containing protein codes for the protein MPSATDERVAGHRVIRGPRAQRLRPPSWLDGRLVIGVLLIVVSIAAGAKILDSARHYDTVWAAARDLAPGTTLSHSDLTPVKVRFRDHGARYVAGGSDLAGWTVTRPVPAGELIPRSAVSERAGTPVRLVTVPIERLRMPRGDVRGALVDVYLTLRTTEGTLAVPQLVIANVTVADVISESSLGGSGGGLVLRVPESMVAAVIAASRSGALDVVRVPTDQATAAPRLGVLASPAGG